The Patescibacteria group bacterium DNA window AGTACGTCGTGAAGGCACGAGCAAACCATAATTTATACATACCGTTGTCGAGGCAGAGGATGCCGTCGTCAGGTAGCGCCTTTCGAACGTCGTGAACAATGCGCTGTGGCGCCAGTGGGAATGTGTCGATAGCAACGTCACGGGTAATATGTTCTTGAAGTTTATTTCGGGCTCGCTCGAAGCGGGTGAAATCCCACTGTGGTTGTGGCTGCAGCTTTTCTTTAATTTGCCAAATGGAATTTGCTATGTCGCCAATAACTTCGATTTGGGGAAAGTACACAGGGTCAATGGTGGCTGGGCTAAAGTTAATATGAATAACTTTTGCGCCGTCCACAGTCATTAAGAATGGTGGCTTTTCAACAACATCGTGACCAACGTTAATGATAAGGTCGGCCGCGCTAACAGCGCAGTGCACATGGTCGCCAGCTGATAGGGCAGCAGTGCCGATATATTTTTCGTGCCGTTCATCGACAACGCCTTTTCCGAGCTGCGTGCAAAGGAATGGAATACCAGTTGCATCAATAAATTCGCGCAACATTTTAGCGGTTAGTTTTCGGTTTGCTCCCGCTCCTATAAGCAGTAGCGGATGCTTGGCTTCGGCAATTGCCGCCACTGCATTCTTGATTGCCTTTCCTTCGGCTATTGGTCGCCGAATAGGGTTTACTGGCAAAGGTTCTATTTGAACTGTTTCAGCTGCGATATCTTCCGGTAATTCTAAATGCACAGCCCCAGGTCGTTCCTCTTCTGCGGTTCGAAATGCTTGGCGTACTAATGCTGGAATAGTGGCACTATCAATTATTTGATGGGTGAATTTTGTAACCGGCTGCATGACAGAAACAGTATTGACCATTTGAAACGCACCCTGCTTGTTTTGCTTGACTGGTTTTTGACCAGTAATAAATAGCGCTGGCATGCCGCCAAGATTTGCGTAGGCCGCCGCGGTGATAAAGTTGGTAGCACCCGGCCCGAGGGTAGAGAGGGCTACACCTGATTTACCAGTTAGTCGGCCAATGGTTGCTGCCATGAAACCTGCAGCTTGTTCGTTTCGTGTTGGGATAAAAGTAACTTTTGCTGTACGAAGCGCTTCAAGCAAATGCAGATTTTCTTCACCAGGCACACCAAAGACGTATTGCACGCCCTCATTCTCGAGGCACTTAATGAAGAGTTTAGCTGCGGTCATAGGTGCCTCCTATAATACGGCTTTTTTGCCATTAGCGGCTAGTATTAAAAGGAGTGTTGCCCGAGTCAGTTACCTTGACGTTGGAGCTCATTGAGGAGTAAGTTTCGTGCGATCCGCGAGAAGCGGAAATTGAAAACTTGACGGTTCGGAGGCAAGAACAATGTTAAGTCTAGCAATGCGGGTATGGGATGACTTCCATGTCCATCTTCGATACATCAATGGGCTGCTTCCTGTGGTGCTGCCTTATACGGCAGCCTACTGCCAGAGAGGTCTGGTGATGCCGAACACCGACCCAGCCATAGCAGACCATCTCATGGCGGCACGCTATGGAAAGGCCATTCGTGACCTGGCACCCGGGTTTACGCCGCTCTTATCGTTGAAGCTGCTGCCGACGACCACGTGGGAGACCATTTCGTACGCAGCACGGGCTGGCGTTACGGCGGTAAAGCTTTACCCTAAAGGTCCGGGTGGAACGACCGGTGCACAAGCTTCGGGGGTCGACATTAACGACCTTGAGGCCTACGACTCGGTTTTTGAGGCCATGCAGCAGTTCGATCTGGTTCTCTGCGTGCACGGTGAAGTGCCGTGGGTAGAACCGGAATTCGGCGAGCGAGCATTCTTGCCGATTATGGACTATCTTGTCGAGCGCTATCCGCGCCTGCGGATTGTGTTCGAGCACGTCTCGAGTGAAGATGGTGTTCGTTGGGTGGAGCGGGCGCCAAAAACGGTTGCGGCAACAGTAACGCCGCATCACCCCATTCTGACGGCTGCGGACATCCTCGACGGACCGCACCACTGCTGTAAGCCGCCGCTCAAAGGGGCGGAGCATCGCGCGGCAATTCGTGGGGCGATGTTTTCGGGTAACCCGAAGTTCTTTTTCGGGTCAGACTCGGCGCCACATCCTGACGAGGCAAAGAAGGCCATTCCACCGGCGAATGGCCAGTTCAA harbors:
- a CDS encoding amidohydrolase family protein is translated as MRVWDDFHVHLRYINGLLPVVLPYTAAYCQRGLVMPNTDPAIADHLMAARYGKAIRDLAPGFTPLLSLKLLPTTTWETISYAARAGVTAVKLYPKGPGGTTGAQASGVDINDLEAYDSVFEAMQQFDLVLCVHGEVPWVEPEFGERAFLPIMDYLVERYPRLRIVFEHVSSEDGVRWVERAPKTVAATVTPHHPILTAADILDGPHHCCKPPLKGAEHRAAIRGAMFSGNPKFFFGSDSAPHPDEAKKAIPPANGQFNAPVAPGLLMEEFVREFGDVRVAIGRLESFTSEFGADFYRLERNTGKIWLKNEPWVVPMNYHGITPMCPGRTVGWQLAA
- a CDS encoding acetolactate synthase large subunit, which codes for MTAAKLFIKCLENEGVQYVFGVPGEENLHLLEALRTAKVTFIPTRNEQAAGFMAATIGRLTGKSGVALSTLGPGATNFITAAAYANLGGMPALFITGQKPVKQNKQGAFQMVNTVSVMQPVTKFTHQIIDSATIPALVRQAFRTAEEERPGAVHLELPEDIAAETVQIEPLPVNPIRRPIAEGKAIKNAVAAIAEAKHPLLLIGAGANRKLTAKMLREFIDATGIPFLCTQLGKGVVDERHEKYIGTAALSAGDHVHCAVSAADLIINVGHDVVEKPPFLMTVDGAKVIHINFSPATIDPVYFPQIEVIGDIANSIWQIKEKLQPQPQWDFTRFERARNKLQEHITRDVAIDTFPLAPQRIVHDVRKALPDDGILCLDNGMYKLWFARAFTTYSPNTLLLDNALATMGAGLPSAIAAALLNPEKKVLAACGDGGFMMNAQEMETAVRLKLNLVILILNDNGFGMIQWKQHGMQLPDFGLSFSNPDFPVLATSFGATGLKVESAEALQVAITNAFAAGGVHLIEVPIDYSHNQKVLTDELYSMTC